One window of the Shewanella litorisediminis genome contains the following:
- a CDS encoding PspA/IM30 family protein: MGILNKILTAFRGGANEIGQNIVDANSTRIFEQEIRDAEKHLTKAKRDLTDVMAKEMAAAREVDRLKRTIAEHEGYATQALEKGNEALALEVAEKIAQLEQELAEQQSANEAFSNNAAKLKELVKKTERQLADYQRQLSMVKTTESVQKATASITDSFASSNSKLLNAKESLERIKARQQQFDDRMKAAETLESENSDKSLAAKLAEAGIGEQKSDANAVLERLKARKG, translated from the coding sequence ATGGGCATTCTCAACAAAATTCTGACCGCCTTTCGCGGTGGCGCCAACGAAATTGGCCAAAACATTGTCGACGCTAACTCGACCCGTATTTTTGAGCAGGAAATTCGCGACGCCGAAAAGCACCTGACCAAAGCCAAGCGTGATCTCACCGACGTCATGGCCAAAGAAATGGCTGCCGCCCGTGAAGTTGACCGCTTGAAGCGCACCATTGCTGAGCATGAAGGCTATGCGACCCAGGCGCTGGAAAAAGGCAATGAGGCACTGGCTCTGGAAGTGGCCGAAAAGATTGCCCAGCTCGAGCAGGAACTGGCCGAGCAACAATCTGCCAATGAGGCCTTCTCCAATAACGCCGCCAAGCTAAAAGAGCTGGTGAAGAAAACCGAGCGTCAGTTGGCCGATTATCAGCGTCAACTGTCGATGGTAAAAACCACCGAAAGCGTGCAAAAAGCCACCGCCTCCATCACAGACTCTTTTGCCTCAAGCAACTCCAAGCTGCTGAATGCCAAAGAGTCGCTAGAGCGTATCAAGGCCCGTCAGCAACAGTTTGATGACCGCATGAAGGCCGCAGAAACCCTCGAGAGTGAAAACAGTGACAAGTCACTGGCTGCCAAACTGGCTGAAGCCGGCATCGGCGAGCAAAAGAGCGATGCCAATGCAGTGCTTGAAAGGCTTAAAGCCCGTAAAGGCTAA
- a CDS encoding ion transporter: MPEHTNMHVKPNKSPQPIELAMMLLSLLAVIVVLVMTFGRLDAETYRLLLFIDTGICSIFLLHFFVGLFKAANKWHFIRDHWIDFVASIPAIEALRFARLFQILRVIRLIRMSRSLLAHMLRQRRQATLASLLVALVTILTLSSVAILLVESPADGSNILTAEQAIWWAMVTISTVGYGDHYPVTTAGHIVGSMVIVCGVSFFGIISGYMASVFVAPDEEERQEAQTENIRHELEAALRRMEDNQANMLREMAALKHALKEARYTPAQEGADNKQAEQ, encoded by the coding sequence ATGCCGGAACATACAAACATGCACGTAAAACCCAATAAAAGCCCACAGCCGATAGAACTGGCGATGATGCTCCTGTCCTTGCTGGCCGTGATTGTGGTCCTGGTGATGACCTTTGGTCGCCTCGATGCCGAAACCTATCGGCTGCTGCTTTTTATCGATACCGGCATTTGCAGTATTTTTCTGCTGCACTTTTTTGTTGGGCTTTTTAAAGCTGCCAATAAATGGCACTTCATCCGGGATCACTGGATTGACTTTGTCGCCAGCATCCCGGCCATCGAAGCCCTCAGGTTCGCCCGTCTGTTTCAAATTCTAAGGGTCATCCGACTTATTCGCATGAGTCGCTCCCTTTTGGCTCACATGCTCAGACAAAGACGCCAGGCAACGCTGGCGAGCCTCTTGGTGGCATTGGTTACCATTCTGACCCTGTCCTCTGTGGCCATCTTATTGGTGGAGTCCCCAGCTGACGGCTCAAACATACTCACCGCCGAGCAGGCTATCTGGTGGGCCATGGTGACCATCTCTACCGTGGGTTATGGCGATCATTATCCTGTCACCACCGCCGGGCACATAGTCGGCTCCATGGTCATCGTCTGTGGTGTCAGCTTTTTCGGTATTATTTCGGGCTATATGGCTTCGGTATTTGTTGCGCCGGACGAGGAAGAGCGACAGGAGGCCCAGACCGAAAATATTCGCCATGAGCTGGAAGCGGCGCTCAGGCGCATGGAAGACAATCAGGCCAACATGCTGAGGGAAATGGCCGCGCTCAAACATGCACTCAAAGAAGCCAGGTATACGCCGGCCCAGGAAGGCGCCGATAACAAACAAGCGGAGCAATGA
- a CDS encoding inorganic triphosphatase → MEAEIELKLFFLPEYKDSLIQALNNRFTHSIRDDAKLSNGYFDTPDMQLRQWDMGLRVRGRNGKREQTIKTAGKVVGGIHTRPEYNVDIEADSPVLSLFPEHIWPEGANLNETQAELACIFNTDFRRLTWLVEEGRNRIEIALDQGLICAAGNEEPLCELEFELMAGEPLALLDLAAELANTIPLRLGKASKAQRGYRLAGMATKAAPQALETIPLDPDDSAEHALTTLLETALERWQLLEDLLGQSVDDPNGSASLWLRMRTCIGLLEASCRQFTLLTPELEAGFNDIRQAFGFVDELIALTFIAENRDSLLGRRKDALHWQQEAQARLGAQPSTERLQALWRMPAYGRVQLALVRILMSPKSMAETGLRQVADALQQASRESIQGLMPEQGSESPRACDFLRLGSALDEALLVGLAYGELYSSDARHQYRAPWQDLRRGIDTLRAYVLLGELAGPATEMQEWLDDKSLSLMHALEQSRRSALTQLPYWQT, encoded by the coding sequence ATGGAAGCCGAGATAGAACTCAAGCTTTTTTTCCTTCCCGAATATAAAGATAGCCTCATTCAGGCACTCAATAACAGATTTACGCACAGTATCCGCGACGATGCAAAGTTGAGCAACGGATACTTTGATACTCCCGACATGCAGCTGCGTCAGTGGGATATGGGCCTCAGGGTGCGTGGTCGCAATGGCAAGCGCGAGCAAACCATCAAGACCGCAGGCAAGGTGGTAGGCGGTATTCATACCCGGCCCGAATATAACGTCGATATCGAGGCTGATTCACCTGTATTGTCTCTGTTTCCTGAACATATTTGGCCTGAAGGCGCAAACCTGAATGAAACGCAGGCCGAGCTTGCCTGTATTTTCAATACCGATTTCAGACGTCTCACCTGGTTGGTGGAAGAAGGCCGCAATCGCATCGAAATCGCCCTGGATCAGGGGCTGATTTGCGCTGCGGGTAACGAAGAGCCCCTGTGTGAGCTGGAGTTTGAACTGATGGCCGGCGAGCCTTTGGCTCTCCTTGATTTGGCTGCAGAGCTCGCAAACACCATCCCTTTACGTTTGGGGAAGGCCAGTAAGGCGCAGCGCGGTTATCGACTCGCCGGAATGGCGACCAAAGCGGCTCCCCAGGCGCTTGAAACCATTCCGCTTGACCCTGACGACAGTGCCGAGCACGCCCTGACGACCTTACTGGAAACCGCCCTCGAACGTTGGCAATTGTTGGAAGACCTGCTGGGGCAATCCGTGGACGATCCCAATGGCAGCGCTTCGCTTTGGTTAAGGATGCGTACCTGCATTGGACTGCTTGAAGCCAGCTGCCGACAGTTTACTCTGTTAACGCCCGAGCTTGAGGCAGGCTTCAACGACATTCGTCAGGCCTTTGGGTTTGTGGACGAGCTTATTGCGCTTACCTTTATTGCGGAAAACCGGGATTCGTTGCTTGGGCGGCGTAAAGATGCACTGCACTGGCAGCAGGAGGCACAGGCGCGTCTCGGCGCTCAGCCATCGACCGAACGACTGCAAGCGCTTTGGCGCATGCCAGCATACGGCCGGGTGCAGTTAGCGCTGGTTCGCATATTGATGTCGCCCAAATCGATGGCCGAAACCGGGCTTCGTCAGGTGGCAGATGCCCTGCAGCAGGCATCCCGGGAAAGCATTCAGGGCTTGATGCCAGAACAGGGTTCAGAGAGTCCAAGAGCCTGTGACTTTTTGCGTTTAGGCAGTGCCCTCGATGAAGCGCTGCTGGTGGGGCTTGCCTATGGTGAGCTCTACAGCAGCGATGCCAGGCATCAGTACCGGGCACCCTGGCAGGACCTGCGTCGCGGCATAGATACCCTGAGAGCTTATGTTCTGCTCGGGGAGTTGGCTGGCCCCGCTACCGAGATGCAGGAGTGGCTCGATGATAAGTCCTTGAGCCTGATGCATGCACTGGAGCAGAGCCGCCGCTCGGCATTAACCCAATTGCCTTACTGGCAGACCTGA
- a CDS encoding TIGR00153 family protein, with the protein MPVNSILGVFAKSPIKPLQEHIDKVHECANFLIPFFEATTSGDWDTATELRKQINKAEKEADALKREIRLTLPGGLFMPVERTDLLELLTQQDKIANKTKDISGRIIGRNLVIPAPIQEPFMAYLKRCLDAVAMAKEAINELDELLEAGFRGREVALVEKMVSELDAIEEDTDALQITVRRGLYAVEAGMSAVDVMFLYKIIEWVGDLADLSERVGSRLELMLARV; encoded by the coding sequence ATGCCAGTAAACTCCATTTTGGGCGTGTTTGCAAAATCGCCAATCAAGCCGCTGCAAGAGCACATCGATAAAGTGCACGAGTGCGCCAACTTCCTCATCCCCTTCTTCGAAGCCACTACTTCAGGAGATTGGGATACAGCCACAGAGCTTCGCAAGCAAATCAACAAAGCAGAAAAAGAAGCGGACGCCCTTAAGCGTGAAATCCGTTTGACCCTGCCCGGTGGTTTGTTCATGCCTGTAGAACGGACTGACCTGCTGGAGCTTTTGACCCAGCAAGACAAGATTGCCAATAAAACAAAAGACATCTCCGGCCGCATCATAGGCCGTAACCTCGTCATTCCTGCACCTATCCAGGAACCTTTTATGGCTTACCTCAAGCGTTGTCTGGACGCTGTGGCCATGGCCAAAGAAGCTATCAACGAACTCGACGAACTGCTTGAAGCCGGTTTCCGTGGTCGTGAAGTCGCCCTGGTAGAAAAAATGGTCAGTGAACTCGATGCCATCGAAGAAGATACTGACGCACTGCAAATCACCGTACGCCGCGGTCTCTATGCCGTTGAAGCAGGCATGAGCGCCGTTGATGTGATGTTCCTTTATAAGATCATCGAGTGGGTTGGCGACTTGGCCGATCTCTCAGAGCGTGTCGGTTCCCGCCTTGAGCTGATGTTGGCTCGCGTATAA
- a CDS encoding inorganic phosphate transporter, which produces MVDIFVTYGPWLIAIAAAFGFLMAWGIGANDVANAMGTSVGSNAITIKQAIIIAMIFEFAGAYLAGGEVTSTIRNGIIDASYFTEVPHLLVYGMIAALLAAGIWLVVASALGWPVSTTHSIVGAIIGFAAVGVGSEAVAWGKVTGIVGSWIVTPAISGFIAFLIFQSAQKLIFNTDNPLENAKRYVPFYMALAGFVMSLVTIKKGLKHVGLHFSPLEAYALAIAIGIAVAIVGKLFIGRLKMAEKADRHTQFANVEKVFAVLMVVSACCMAFAHGSNDVANAIGPLAAVVSVVNSGGEIASKSALVWWILPLGAFGIVFGLAIFGKRVMQTIGKNITHLTPSRGFAAELAAASTVVIASGTGLPISTTQTLVGAVLGVGMARGIAAINIGVVRNIVVSWVVTLPAGAGLSIIFFYIIWGVFGG; this is translated from the coding sequence ATGGTTGATATATTTGTCACCTATGGCCCGTGGCTGATTGCCATCGCGGCCGCATTCGGTTTCCTGATGGCTTGGGGTATCGGCGCCAATGACGTAGCCAACGCCATGGGAACCTCGGTTGGCTCCAATGCCATTACCATCAAGCAGGCGATCATCATTGCGATGATTTTCGAATTTGCCGGCGCTTATCTGGCCGGTGGTGAAGTAACCAGTACCATACGTAACGGCATTATTGATGCCAGCTACTTTACCGAAGTACCGCACCTGCTTGTGTATGGCATGATAGCCGCACTGCTGGCGGCGGGTATTTGGTTGGTTGTAGCCTCTGCGCTGGGCTGGCCCGTGTCTACCACCCACTCAATCGTGGGCGCCATCATCGGCTTCGCCGCTGTGGGTGTCGGCTCTGAAGCCGTTGCCTGGGGTAAGGTAACCGGTATCGTGGGTTCCTGGATTGTAACCCCCGCCATCTCCGGCTTTATCGCCTTCCTGATTTTCCAAAGTGCCCAGAAGCTGATTTTCAACACCGATAACCCGCTGGAAAACGCCAAGCGTTACGTGCCGTTTTACATGGCACTGGCCGGTTTTGTGATGTCACTGGTCACCATCAAGAAGGGGCTGAAGCACGTAGGTCTGCACTTCTCTCCTTTGGAAGCCTACGCACTGGCCATCGCCATCGGTATCGCCGTTGCCATTGTGGGTAAACTCTTTATCGGCCGCCTGAAAATGGCTGAAAAAGCTGACCGCCACACCCAGTTTGCCAACGTGGAAAAAGTGTTTGCCGTGCTGATGGTGGTTTCTGCCTGTTGTATGGCCTTTGCCCACGGCTCAAACGACGTAGCCAACGCCATCGGCCCTCTGGCTGCCGTCGTGTCTGTGGTTAACAGCGGTGGTGAGATTGCCTCCAAGTCTGCACTGGTATGGTGGATTTTGCCTCTGGGCGCCTTCGGTATCGTGTTTGGTCTGGCAATTTTCGGTAAGCGCGTGATGCAAACCATTGGTAAAAACATCACTCACCTGACCCCAAGCCGTGGCTTTGCTGCCGAGCTGGCTGCCGCCTCTACCGTGGTAATTGCCTCGGGTACAGGTTTGCCAATCTCCACCACCCAGACTCTGGTGGGTGCGGTATTGGGTGTAGGCATGGCACGTGGTATCGCTGCGATTAACATCGGTGTGGTACGTAACATCGTTGTCAGCTGGGTAGTCACCCTGCCAGCAGGTGCCGGCTTGTCCATCATCTTCTTCTACATCATCTGGGGTGTGTTCGGCGGATAA
- a CDS encoding TIGR04211 family SH3 domain-containing protein yields the protein MFRPLFLAGALLLSPALLAENLPRYISDDIYIYLHNGPGNEYRILGSINAGTQVSFTGKTSGDFSEIVDHRGRDGWVRSDALSSDKSLKQKLEEAVKALEDNRAELAAVREEFKDADGTIRGLREQLAKADELVRTAITDKDNAEAARAQAESEMQSLKNNERFRLWQEGGLIAALGILVGVILVYLPRPQRRRSGRWMN from the coding sequence GTGTTCAGACCCTTGTTTCTTGCCGGAGCCCTGCTCCTCTCCCCGGCCCTGTTGGCTGAAAATCTGCCGCGCTATATTTCCGACGACATCTACATTTACCTGCATAATGGCCCGGGCAACGAGTACCGCATTCTGGGCAGCATCAACGCAGGCACCCAGGTGTCTTTCACCGGCAAAACCTCGGGTGACTTTTCAGAAATCGTCGACCATCGTGGCCGTGATGGCTGGGTTCGCAGTGATGCTCTGAGCAGTGACAAGAGCCTGAAACAAAAGCTGGAAGAGGCAGTGAAAGCGCTGGAAGACAATCGTGCCGAACTCGCTGCCGTGCGGGAAGAATTCAAAGACGCCGATGGCACCATCCGTGGTCTGCGTGAGCAGCTTGCCAAGGCCGATGAGCTGGTGAGAACCGCCATCACCGACAAGGACAATGCCGAAGCCGCAAGAGCGCAGGCAGAATCCGAAATGCAGTCGCTGAAAAACAACGAGCGTTTCCGCCTGTGGCAGGAGGGTGGCCTTATTGCCGCGCTCGGTATTCTGGTGGGAGTCATTCTGGTGTATCTACCCCGTCCGCAAAGGCGCCGAAGCGGCCGCTGGATGAACTGA
- the putA gene encoding bifunctional proline dehydrogenase/L-glutamate gamma-semialdehyde dehydrogenase PutA yields the protein MFKASEVLAGRYDNANLDELFSLISQNYIVDEEAYLKELIALVPSSDEEIARITSRAHDLVAKVRQYEKKGLMVGIDAFLQQYSLETQEGIILMCLAEALLRIPDAETADALIADKLSGAKWDEHMSKSDSVLVNASTWGLMLTGKIVQLDKNLDGTPSNLLSRLVNRLGEPVIRQAMYAAMKIMGKQFVLGRTIEEGLKNAADKRKLGYTHSYDMLGEAALTMKDADKYYRDYANAIEALGTAKFDESEAPRPTISIKLSALHPRYEVANEDRVMTELYGTLIKLIGQARRLNVGIQIDAEEVDRLELSLKLFKKLYQSDAAKGWGLLGIVVQAYSKRALPVLMWLTRLAKEQGDEIPLRLVKGAYWDSELKWAQQAGEAGYPLFTRKAATDVSYLACARYLLSEATRGVIYPQFASHNAQTVAAITAMVGDRKFEFQRLHGMGQELYDTVLAEAAVPTVRIYAPIGAHKDLLPYLVRRLLENGANTSFVHKLVDPKTPIESLVTHPLKTLQGYKTLANNKIVKPADIFGAERKNSKGLNMNIISESEPFFAALEKFKDTQWSAGPLVNGETLSGEVRDVVSPYNTTLKVGQVAFASEAAIEQAIAGADKAFASWCRTPVETRANALQKLADLLEENREELIALCTREAGKSIQDGIDEVREAVDFCRYYAVQAKKMMSKPELLPGPTGELNELFLQGRGVFVCISPWNFPLAIFLGQVAAALATGNTVIAKPAEQTCLIGFRAVQLAHEAGIPKDVLQFLPGTGALVGAKLTSDERIGGVCFTGSTTTAKVINRALAGRDGAIIPLIAETGGQNAMVVDSTSQPEQVVNDVVSSAFTSAGQRCSALRVLYLQEDIAERVLDVLKGAMDELTLGNPGSVKTDVGPVIDAAAKANLNAHIDHIKQVGRLIHQLSLPEGTENGHFVAPTAVEIDSIKVLTKENFGPILHVVRYKAADLQKVIDDINSTGFGLTLGIHSRNEGHALEVADKVNVGNVYINRNQIGAVVGVQPFGGQGLSGTGPKAGGPHYLTRFVTEKTRTNNITAIGGNATLLSLGDAD from the coding sequence ATGTTCAAAGCGAGTGAAGTACTGGCAGGTCGTTACGACAACGCCAATCTCGACGAATTGTTCAGTCTGATCAGTCAAAACTACATCGTTGATGAGGAAGCCTACCTCAAAGAACTGATTGCGCTGGTTCCGTCGAGCGACGAAGAAATCGCGCGCATCACCAGCCGTGCCCACGACCTGGTGGCCAAGGTTCGCCAATACGAGAAGAAAGGTTTGATGGTTGGCATCGATGCCTTCCTGCAGCAGTACTCCCTGGAAACCCAGGAAGGCATTATCCTCATGTGTCTGGCCGAGGCCCTGCTGCGTATTCCCGATGCCGAAACCGCCGATGCCCTGATTGCCGACAAGCTGTCCGGTGCCAAGTGGGATGAGCACATGTCCAAGAGCGACTCTGTGCTGGTAAACGCCTCCACCTGGGGCTTGATGCTGACCGGTAAAATCGTCCAGCTCGACAAGAATCTCGACGGCACCCCAAGCAACCTGCTGAGCCGCCTGGTAAACCGTCTGGGTGAGCCTGTTATCCGTCAGGCCATGTACGCCGCCATGAAAATCATGGGCAAGCAGTTCGTACTGGGTCGTACCATCGAAGAAGGCCTGAAAAACGCCGCCGACAAGCGTAAGCTGGGTTACACCCACTCCTACGACATGCTGGGCGAAGCCGCCCTGACCATGAAGGACGCTGACAAGTATTATCGCGATTACGCCAATGCCATTGAGGCACTGGGTACGGCCAAGTTCGATGAGAGCGAAGCCCCGCGCCCCACTATTTCCATCAAGCTCTCAGCCCTGCACCCACGCTACGAAGTGGCCAATGAAGACAGGGTAATGACCGAGCTGTATGGCACCCTGATCAAACTTATCGGGCAGGCACGTCGTCTGAACGTGGGTATCCAGATTGATGCCGAAGAAGTGGACCGTCTCGAACTGTCACTGAAACTCTTCAAGAAGCTGTACCAGTCTGACGCCGCCAAGGGTTGGGGTTTACTGGGTATTGTGGTGCAGGCTTACTCCAAGCGCGCCCTGCCGGTACTCATGTGGCTGACCCGCCTTGCCAAAGAACAGGGCGATGAAATCCCGCTGCGTCTGGTGAAAGGCGCCTATTGGGACAGCGAGCTCAAGTGGGCCCAACAGGCCGGTGAAGCGGGCTATCCGCTGTTCACCCGCAAGGCTGCCACCGATGTGTCTTACCTTGCCTGTGCCCGTTACCTGCTGTCTGAAGCGACCCGCGGCGTAATCTATCCGCAGTTTGCCAGCCACAACGCCCAGACTGTTGCCGCCATCACCGCCATGGTGGGCGATCGCAAGTTTGAATTCCAGCGTTTGCACGGCATGGGACAGGAACTCTATGACACTGTGCTGGCCGAAGCGGCCGTACCCACAGTGCGCATCTACGCCCCGATTGGTGCCCACAAGGACCTGCTGCCCTACCTGGTGCGTCGTCTGCTGGAAAACGGTGCCAACACCTCATTTGTACACAAACTGGTGGATCCCAAGACGCCCATCGAGTCGCTGGTGACCCATCCGCTGAAAACCCTGCAAGGCTACAAGACCCTGGCAAACAACAAAATAGTTAAGCCCGCCGATATCTTCGGTGCTGAGCGCAAAAATTCCAAGGGACTCAATATGAACATCATTTCCGAATCCGAGCCATTCTTCGCGGCCCTGGAAAAATTCAAGGACACCCAGTGGAGCGCAGGCCCGCTGGTCAACGGTGAGACCCTGTCGGGTGAAGTGCGTGACGTGGTCAGCCCCTACAACACCACCCTGAAAGTGGGCCAGGTCGCCTTCGCAAGCGAAGCAGCCATCGAGCAGGCCATTGCCGGTGCCGACAAGGCATTTGCCAGTTGGTGCCGCACCCCGGTTGAGACCCGCGCCAATGCCCTGCAAAAGCTTGCGGATCTGCTGGAAGAAAACCGCGAAGAGCTGATTGCCCTGTGTACCCGCGAAGCCGGCAAGAGCATCCAGGACGGTATCGACGAAGTGCGCGAAGCAGTGGACTTCTGCCGTTACTACGCGGTGCAGGCCAAGAAGATGATGAGCAAGCCCGAGCTGCTGCCAGGCCCAACAGGTGAGCTGAACGAGCTGTTCCTGCAGGGTCGTGGCGTGTTTGTGTGTATCAGCCCATGGAACTTCCCACTGGCCATCTTCCTTGGTCAGGTAGCCGCCGCACTGGCAACCGGTAACACTGTCATTGCCAAGCCAGCAGAGCAAACCTGCCTGATTGGTTTCCGCGCCGTACAGCTGGCCCATGAGGCAGGTATTCCAAAAGATGTACTGCAATTCCTGCCCGGCACAGGTGCCCTTGTGGGTGCCAAGCTGACCTCAGATGAGCGTATCGGCGGCGTGTGCTTTACCGGCTCTACCACCACTGCCAAGGTCATCAACCGTGCCCTGGCCGGTCGTGATGGCGCCATCATTCCGCTGATTGCCGAAACCGGTGGTCAGAACGCCATGGTGGTTGACTCCACCAGCCAGCCTGAGCAGGTGGTGAACGATGTGGTATCTTCCGCATTCACCAGCGCCGGTCAGCGCTGCTCTGCACTGCGGGTGCTCTATTTGCAGGAAGACATCGCCGAGCGCGTACTGGACGTGCTCAAGGGTGCTATGGATGAACTGACCCTGGGTAACCCAGGTTCGGTGAAAACCGACGTGGGCCCTGTGATTGATGCCGCTGCCAAGGCCAACCTGAATGCCCATATCGACCATATCAAGCAGGTGGGTCGTCTCATTCACCAACTGAGCCTGCCGGAAGGTACCGAAAACGGTCACTTCGTGGCGCCAACCGCGGTGGAAATCGACTCCATCAAGGTACTGACCAAAGAAAACTTCGGTCCTATCCTGCACGTGGTGCGCTACAAGGCTGCCGATCTGCAGAAGGTTATCGATGACATCAACTCTACCGGTTTCGGTCTGACCCTGGGCATCCACAGCCGCAACGAGGGCCATGCCCTGGAAGTGGCCGACAAGGTGAACGTGGGTAACGTGTACATCAACCGCAACCAGATTGGTGCCGTGGTTGGCGTGCAGCCATTCGGTGGTCAGGGCCTGTCCGGCACTGGTCCAAAAGCTGGCGGTCCACACTACCTGACCCGTTTTGTGACCGAGAAGACCCGCACCAACAACATTACCGCCATCGGTGGTAATGCGACCCTGCTGTCTCTGGGCGACGCCGACTGA
- a CDS encoding helix-turn-helix domain-containing protein, with protein MSDKLLTLDEVAKLLDKSAVTIKRYAREHLLTNVGEGDELMFREEEVMRYLEFSKRLG; from the coding sequence ATGAGCGATAAACTGCTGACACTGGACGAAGTTGCCAAGCTGCTCGATAAATCTGCCGTCACCATCAAACGCTACGCCAGGGAACACCTGCTGACCAATGTCGGCGAAGGCGATGAGCTTATGTTCAGGGAAGAGGAAGTGATGCGCTATCTGGAGTTTTCCAAACGCCTGGGTTAG